The Pseudoalteromonas ruthenica genome has a window encoding:
- a CDS encoding (2Fe-2S)-binding protein, which yields MYICLCHGVSDKKIEQAIDDGARSMRDLTKELKVGSQCGKCCNCTKKILNQKLIDIVDVTDDVA from the coding sequence TGTCATGGTGTATCAGACAAAAAAATTGAGCAGGCGATTGATGATGGAGCCCGTTCAATGCGCGATCTTACAAAAGAACTAAAGGTTGGTTCGCAGTGTGGCAAATGCTGCAATTGCACCAAAAAAATTCTTAACCAAAAGCTGATTGATATTGTTGATGTGACTGACGACGTCGCTTAA
- a CDS encoding phospholipase D family protein, translating into MDALINARLLLVFAVVVVAGCVAPKAYNVHNLDDASYSMPAKGTALISNVIDEQPSPELSGFYPLIDGLDAFAARIALIETAQYSVDLQYYLYHREETSQLLSAYLLRAAERGVRVRLLLDDLSQANLEQDLSALAVHNNVEVRLFNPLNHRRLRFLSFITDYSRVSRRMHNKSFIVDSELFITGGRNIGNAYFSGDHNSQFVDFDVLGVGPIVDKATMAFDLYWNHPLAEDINELSGSADSQDLAQLSSRLSRYVSTAFHNESPYIQRLKESTLVQTLVNGKLSMDWAKAQLYVDDPNKLLTDSRNNSTHMAPKLFAAMGEPRQRVNIISPYFIPKDKGLELIKKWREQGVAVTVLTNSLAATDVPVVHAGYADYRQQLLAMGVELWELKRNLDLAAQQPKRKGFRGSSTASLHAKSMTMDDDKIFVGSLNLDPRSFNLNTEQGLLIHSERMNRLLSRWITTEMPKYAWQLSLDEQGDIVWQDRKNQQRLTTEPDTSAWLRFKVWLMSLLPIEDVL; encoded by the coding sequence ATGGATGCCCTTATCAACGCGCGTTTATTACTTGTCTTTGCCGTGGTGGTTGTTGCCGGTTGCGTAGCCCCTAAAGCGTATAACGTGCACAACTTAGATGATGCCAGTTATTCCATGCCAGCGAAGGGAACAGCTTTGATATCGAATGTTATAGACGAACAGCCCAGCCCTGAACTGTCGGGGTTTTATCCCTTGATTGATGGCCTAGATGCCTTCGCTGCACGTATTGCGCTGATAGAGACAGCGCAATACTCTGTCGATTTACAGTACTATTTGTATCATCGCGAAGAAACCTCACAGCTGTTGAGTGCCTATTTATTGCGTGCTGCCGAGCGTGGCGTGCGAGTTCGCCTGTTACTTGATGACCTATCTCAAGCGAACTTAGAGCAAGATTTAAGTGCTTTGGCGGTGCATAACAACGTTGAAGTGAGACTGTTTAATCCTTTGAATCACAGGCGGTTGCGGTTCTTAAGTTTTATCACTGATTATTCCCGTGTATCGCGGCGTATGCACAATAAGAGCTTTATCGTTGACAGCGAGCTCTTCATTACTGGGGGGCGGAACATTGGCAACGCCTATTTTTCCGGTGATCATAACTCACAATTTGTTGACTTTGACGTACTGGGTGTCGGCCCAATCGTTGATAAGGCAACCATGGCTTTCGACTTATATTGGAATCATCCACTCGCTGAGGATATCAATGAATTGTCTGGCAGTGCTGACAGCCAAGATTTGGCGCAGTTATCAAGCCGCCTAAGTCGTTACGTTAGCACCGCATTTCACAACGAAAGCCCGTATATTCAAAGGCTTAAAGAGTCCACTCTGGTACAAACATTGGTTAACGGCAAGCTGTCTATGGATTGGGCAAAAGCGCAGTTATATGTTGATGACCCTAATAAGCTGTTAACCGATAGCCGTAATAATAGTACGCACATGGCACCGAAGCTGTTTGCAGCCATGGGAGAGCCTCGCCAGCGCGTGAACATTATCTCCCCTTATTTCATTCCCAAAGACAAAGGATTAGAGCTCATTAAGAAATGGCGTGAGCAGGGGGTTGCTGTGACTGTTCTCACTAACTCGCTTGCCGCCACCGATGTGCCGGTTGTGCATGCTGGGTATGCCGATTATCGTCAGCAGCTGTTGGCTATGGGCGTCGAATTATGGGAGCTTAAGCGTAATCTGGATTTAGCCGCGCAGCAACCGAAGCGTAAAGGGTTTCGTGGTTCTTCCACTGCCAGCTTGCACGCTAAAAGCATGACCATGGATGATGACAAAATATTTGTAGGTTCGCTAAATCTAGACCCGCGCTCGTTTAATTTAAACACAGAGCAAGGGCTGTTGATTCACTCCGAGCGTATGAATCGCTTATTAAGTCGATGGATCACAACGGAGATGCCCAAATATGCGTGGCAACTAAGCCTCGACGAGCAGGGCGATATTGTGTGGCAAGACAGAAAGAATCAACAGCGATTGACCACTGAGCCTGATACCAGTGCATGGTTGCGTTTTAAAGTATGGCTTATGTCTTTATTGCCGATAGAAGATGTTTTATAG
- the bfr gene encoding bacterioferritin, which yields MKGDKDVIAALNQVLANELVGINQYFLHARMFKDFGFSKLDKADYKVSIQKMKNADRLIERILFLEGLPNLQDLGRLRIGENVEEMIAANMHFELESLKDLQAAVKLAEERLDYISREALDAIQNEQEEQIDWLETQQHLIKATGLENYLQSQM from the coding sequence ATGAAAGGTGATAAAGACGTCATTGCAGCCTTAAACCAAGTGCTCGCAAATGAGCTAGTAGGCATTAATCAATATTTTTTGCATGCGCGCATGTTCAAAGATTTTGGTTTTAGCAAACTAGATAAAGCAGACTACAAGGTGTCTATCCAGAAAATGAAAAATGCCGATAGACTTATCGAGCGCATTCTGTTTTTAGAGGGGCTTCCTAACCTACAGGATTTAGGGCGCCTGCGCATTGGTGAAAATGTTGAAGAGATGATAGCTGCCAACATGCATTTTGAGCTGGAGTCATTAAAGGACTTGCAGGCAGCGGTAAAGCTTGCCGAAGAGCGTTTAGATTACATCAGCCGTGAGGCGCTAGATGCAATTCAAAATGAGCAGGAAGAGCAAATAGATTGGCTGGAAACGCAGCAACATCTAATCAAGGCCACGGGCCTAGAAAACTATCTGCAATCACAGATGTAA
- the bfr gene encoding bacterioferritin, translating to MQGKQRVIDAFNKLLANELAAIDQYFIHSRMYEDWGLNKLYERLEHERDEETQHADWLIKRILFLEGVPDLTKRRALLVGGNVKEMMANDLKLELEVVQCVKETIKICEEEQDYQSREVLEKLLFDTEEDHVYWLEQQLGLIEKIGIQNYQQSQMGESEA from the coding sequence ATGCAAGGTAAACAACGAGTTATAGACGCATTCAATAAGCTGCTTGCAAATGAGCTGGCCGCAATTGACCAATATTTCATTCATTCGCGCATGTACGAAGATTGGGGTTTAAATAAACTTTATGAGCGTTTGGAGCACGAGCGCGACGAGGAGACGCAACACGCTGACTGGCTTATCAAGCGTATTTTATTTTTAGAAGGCGTGCCCGATTTAACTAAACGTCGAGCTCTGCTTGTTGGTGGCAACGTCAAAGAGATGATGGCCAACGACCTTAAACTTGAGCTTGAGGTTGTACAGTGTGTTAAAGAAACCATCAAAATTTGCGAAGAAGAACAAGACTATCAATCTCGCGAAGTACTTGAGAAGCTCTTGTTTGATACCGAAGAGGACCATGTTTATTGGCTTGAACAGCAGCTTGGTCTCATTGAGAAGATCGGTATTCAAAATTATCAACAATCGCAAATGGGTGAGTCTGAGGCTTAA
- a CDS encoding TonB-dependent receptor produces the protein MLALSGNVIAKQNNNENLEHIIVTGSRVIENIDEVPASVTVITREQIEAQLKVNPELQNLLQMMVPGMAPSTNSSSNTGQTLRGRAPLVMIDGVPQSTPLRNGSLGIRTLDPSVIERIEVIKGATSVYGNGAAGGVINYITKKPTTADDFSAELDVSTRFSAVKADETLGARIEGSVSGRANKFSYLATISYEENGVQRDAEGDILGLQYGLSDVQTHNYFTKLGYDFDADKALAFTYNYYKSQQKTDLGDVFGNVNSGDKSYAIHVPPAQQKQGRPQGPSGNTNAMLKYTDNAIFAHTALTLDLYAQDIENVFFFSPNLANPDEGYDGGQSIIASQKQGLRATLNTLIDFDNTEATFIYGIDALQDTTSQPLVDGREWVPEMDMSNLAGFFQSKWVMFDDYVIKAGVRHEDIDLEVDDYRTLKLCRNAQQCSVAFEVRGDTLNYTATTYNVGLKYNAYEQFSPFFSYSQGADISDIGRLLRSATVDDIALIRTEAALIDNYEVGFTSVLDSLRIEASLYRSTSDLGTTNRFDEATGVYMPARAPQEIWGYEALVDYRFHPAWRATATYSYVEGKNTAEDIYLGGKQISPPKATVNLQWQATDDAALTLSNLYVGSRKRFTANDAGEYVGDQGPIDDYFVMNLSGNWQFNSSANAYFGIENLLNRDYYPARAQAYTYGGYNIKGLGTTITAGIHYQF, from the coding sequence ATGCTTGCTCTCAGTGGCAACGTCATCGCCAAACAAAATAACAATGAAAACTTAGAACATATTATTGTGACTGGTAGCCGTGTCATAGAAAATATTGACGAAGTGCCAGCATCGGTGACGGTGATCACTCGAGAACAAATTGAGGCCCAGCTTAAGGTTAATCCAGAATTACAAAACCTTTTGCAAATGATGGTGCCAGGCATGGCGCCAAGCACAAATAGTTCAAGTAACACCGGGCAAACGTTGCGCGGCAGAGCGCCCTTAGTGATGATTGACGGTGTCCCTCAGTCCACGCCGCTGCGTAATGGCTCTTTGGGCATACGCACACTCGACCCAAGCGTTATTGAACGCATTGAAGTCATCAAAGGGGCCACCTCAGTATATGGCAATGGCGCTGCAGGCGGAGTGATCAATTACATTACCAAAAAACCGACAACGGCTGATGATTTTAGTGCAGAGCTTGATGTGTCAACACGATTCAGTGCCGTCAAAGCGGATGAAACCTTAGGTGCACGCATCGAGGGCTCGGTCAGTGGCCGGGCAAACAAGTTTTCTTATTTAGCGACAATCAGCTATGAAGAAAATGGCGTACAGCGCGACGCCGAAGGCGATATTCTTGGCTTGCAATACGGACTCAGTGACGTACAAACGCACAATTACTTCACCAAATTAGGTTACGACTTTGATGCAGATAAGGCCCTCGCCTTTACTTACAACTACTATAAGTCGCAACAAAAAACAGATTTAGGCGATGTCTTTGGTAACGTCAATTCTGGCGATAAATCCTACGCCATTCATGTGCCGCCAGCACAGCAAAAGCAAGGTCGTCCTCAAGGCCCAAGTGGCAACACCAATGCCATGCTTAAGTACACCGATAACGCTATCTTCGCGCACACCGCACTGACTCTAGACTTATATGCGCAAGATATTGAAAACGTGTTCTTCTTCTCTCCAAATCTTGCCAACCCAGATGAGGGTTATGATGGCGGTCAGTCGATCATTGCCTCGCAGAAGCAGGGCCTGCGCGCCACGTTGAATACCTTGATAGATTTTGACAACACCGAAGCCACCTTTATTTATGGTATTGATGCGCTGCAAGACACCACATCTCAACCCTTAGTTGATGGCCGTGAGTGGGTCCCGGAAATGGACATGAGCAACCTTGCCGGCTTTTTTCAAAGTAAATGGGTGATGTTTGATGACTATGTTATCAAAGCCGGTGTACGCCATGAGGACATCGACCTCGAAGTTGATGATTACCGTACCCTTAAACTGTGCCGCAACGCCCAGCAATGCTCTGTGGCGTTCGAAGTGCGTGGTGACACCCTCAATTACACAGCCACCACCTACAATGTCGGGCTAAAATATAATGCGTATGAGCAATTTAGTCCGTTTTTTAGTTACTCTCAAGGTGCAGATATCTCTGATATTGGCCGCTTGCTGCGTAGCGCTACCGTGGATGATATTGCTCTGATCCGCACTGAAGCCGCGCTTATCGACAATTACGAAGTGGGCTTTACGTCGGTACTTGATAGCCTGCGAATTGAAGCGTCTTTATATCGCAGCACCTCTGATTTGGGAACCACTAACCGTTTTGATGAAGCCACTGGCGTATACATGCCTGCACGTGCTCCACAGGAGATTTGGGGGTATGAAGCGCTAGTGGATTACCGCTTTCACCCTGCTTGGCGAGCCACTGCCACCTATTCTTATGTCGAGGGCAAAAACACGGCTGAAGATATTTATCTCGGAGGCAAACAAATTAGTCCACCCAAGGCGACTGTGAACCTACAATGGCAAGCTACAGATGATGCCGCGCTCACGTTATCAAACTTATACGTGGGAAGCCGCAAACGGTTTACCGCCAACGATGCTGGCGAGTATGTTGGCGATCAAGGGCCGATTGACGATTATTTTGTCATGAACCTCAGCGGTAACTGGCAATTCAATTCAAGCGCCAATGCCTATTTCGGCATCGAAAACCTTCTAAACCGCGATTACTATCCCGCAAGAGCGCAAGCTTACACCTATGGCGGCTACAATATAAAAGGTTTAGGCACCACAATCACCGCCGGTATCCATTACCAATTCTAG
- a CDS encoding EAL domain-containing protein, whose amino-acid sequence MFVEYYERHIEHVQGDCFGCIALVRGTELQHINQRSGYQQGDEYIRSIAEMLSAVVGSYRGSSVFRLNSSDFAVVLPNIPLKEAERFANNVQSKLNQYQKIHDLTSVAYTGIVSYEQNKPLGELLANVDVAMNIAQSKQNNAWHIQRQEDMSASSNQGSQNWRKMINDLLDKQSVTLVIQAIMPLGKSNNAYSEIQARFRDEEEHILPTSSFMAMADQLGKSVELDQMIIEHAFRAMKSKNLNAQYFGLNVSAASAHDDKFVIWLERRLMKEGELAARLIFEISELGLQQNIGASKRFITMLHRAGARITVEKFGVGLTSFKFFRELKPDFIKMDASYTRGLEDDKNNQYFMRLMVDLAHRIGVKVFAEGVESQEEKHIIEQLCLDGAQGYYIEKPREL is encoded by the coding sequence ATGTTCGTAGAGTATTACGAACGTCACATTGAACACGTTCAGGGCGATTGTTTTGGCTGTATCGCCCTGGTACGAGGCACCGAATTGCAACACATCAACCAGCGCAGCGGTTATCAGCAAGGCGATGAGTACATTCGCAGTATTGCTGAGATGCTCAGCGCCGTGGTCGGCAGTTATCGTGGCAGCAGCGTATTTCGCCTTAACAGCTCAGATTTTGCCGTGGTGTTACCTAATATTCCGCTAAAAGAAGCGGAGCGCTTTGCTAATAATGTTCAGTCTAAGCTAAACCAGTATCAGAAAATCCATGATCTAACCTCTGTCGCTTACACCGGCATTGTCTCCTACGAGCAGAATAAACCCCTTGGCGAGCTACTGGCGAATGTTGATGTGGCGATGAATATTGCCCAGAGCAAACAAAATAACGCTTGGCACATTCAACGCCAAGAGGATATGAGTGCCAGCAGCAATCAAGGGTCGCAAAATTGGCGCAAAATGATCAACGATTTACTCGATAAGCAAAGTGTGACCCTAGTGATCCAAGCCATTATGCCGCTAGGTAAAAGCAACAATGCCTACTCAGAGATTCAGGCGCGATTTCGCGATGAGGAAGAGCATATCTTACCGACCTCTTCGTTTATGGCGATGGCCGATCAGTTAGGAAAATCGGTTGAACTGGATCAAATGATCATCGAACATGCTTTTCGGGCGATGAAAAGTAAAAACCTCAATGCGCAGTATTTTGGGCTCAACGTGTCAGCCGCAAGCGCCCATGACGATAAATTTGTGATCTGGCTTGAACGTCGACTGATGAAAGAAGGCGAATTGGCAGCTCGTCTCATCTTTGAGATTTCAGAGCTAGGACTGCAACAAAACATCGGCGCAAGCAAACGCTTTATTACCATGCTGCATCGCGCAGGCGCCCGTATTACCGTAGAGAAGTTTGGCGTAGGGCTAACGTCATTTAAGTTTTTCCGAGAGTTAAAACCAGACTTTATCAAAATGGATGCCAGCTACACGCGCGGTCTAGAAGACGATAAGAATAACCAGTACTTCATGCGATTAATGGTTGATTTAGCGCACCGTATTGGCGTTAAAGTATTCGCTGAAGGCGTTGAGAGCCAAGAAGAGAAGCATATTATCGAGCAGCTTTGTCTTGATGGTGCACAAGGCTACTACATTGAAAAACCTCGGGAGCTGTAA
- a CDS encoding MATE family efflux transporter, with amino-acid sequence MATAETHSSDHAQPSQLLHAAIVPTLTKMTVPMIFGMIFLMMFNLVDTFFISMLGTQPLAAISFTFPVTFTVISLAIGLGIGTSAVIAKALGAGEHAQARFDGTVALIVSAILVLLLSVAGYLFSEPLFKLLGAQAQLLPIIDQYMHIWFLASVLLVTPMIGNAILRANGDAKTPSLIMGGSGLINAILDPVLIFGWGPIPALGVQGAAIASAISWVVGVILVLHILIVRRKLLSSQCRSQSFYGATRKILKIGFPAAGANMLTPLAMAVMTAIVATFGAPAVAAFGVGSRIESIASLVVLALSMTLPPFISQNFGAGKIERVREAHQKTLQFVLIWQFFIYLLLLAVGHWIALAFASESQVRELISLFIYILPLSYGLQGVIILTNSSFNALHRPMNALVLSVIRLFVFYVPIAYVGSLIADLTGLFIGAAMGNLFTAVVAYLWFTHELKRHSQQ; translated from the coding sequence ATGGCTACAGCCGAAACTCATTCTTCTGATCATGCGCAACCCTCTCAGCTTCTTCATGCTGCCATTGTACCGACTTTAACGAAAATGACTGTGCCGATGATTTTTGGCATGATCTTTCTAATGATGTTTAACCTAGTTGATACATTTTTTATTAGTATGCTAGGTACACAACCTTTAGCGGCAATTAGCTTTACCTTCCCTGTGACATTCACTGTTATTAGCCTCGCTATTGGTCTAGGGATTGGGACCTCAGCGGTGATAGCTAAAGCATTGGGAGCGGGTGAGCATGCTCAAGCTCGTTTTGATGGCACCGTTGCGCTCATTGTTTCAGCGATACTTGTGCTCTTGCTATCGGTAGCAGGTTATCTCTTTAGCGAACCGTTGTTTAAGCTTCTAGGGGCTCAAGCACAGTTGCTACCCATCATCGACCAATATATGCATATTTGGTTTTTAGCCAGTGTGCTATTAGTCACACCCATGATTGGCAATGCTATTTTGCGCGCGAATGGCGATGCGAAGACGCCTAGCCTGATCATGGGCGGCTCTGGACTTATCAATGCCATACTTGATCCTGTGTTGATTTTCGGCTGGGGCCCAATTCCGGCACTAGGTGTCCAAGGCGCGGCCATTGCCAGTGCGATTTCTTGGGTTGTTGGCGTTATTTTGGTGCTGCATATTCTCATTGTGCGTCGTAAACTACTGAGCAGTCAGTGCCGCAGTCAGAGTTTTTATGGGGCAACACGGAAGATTTTAAAAATAGGCTTTCCTGCGGCGGGTGCGAATATGCTAACGCCTCTAGCGATGGCCGTTATGACTGCTATCGTCGCTACCTTTGGTGCACCAGCGGTGGCTGCGTTCGGTGTCGGCAGCCGGATAGAGTCGATAGCGTCGTTGGTGGTGTTGGCGTTGTCAATGACACTACCGCCGTTTATCAGCCAAAACTTTGGAGCCGGGAAAATAGAGCGGGTGCGCGAGGCACACCAAAAGACCTTGCAGTTTGTCCTTATTTGGCAATTTTTCATCTACTTATTACTGTTAGCTGTGGGTCATTGGATAGCGCTTGCTTTTGCCAGTGAGAGCCAAGTGCGGGAGCTGATCAGCTTATTTATTTACATTTTACCGCTATCGTATGGCCTACAAGGCGTTATTATTTTAACTAACTCCTCGTTCAATGCCTTGCACAGGCCAATGAATGCACTCGTTTTGAGCGTAATTCGATTGTTTGTCTTTTATGTGCCGATTGCCTATGTCGGCAGTTTAATCGCCGACTTAACCGGTTTATTTATTGGCGCGGCAATGGGTAATCTGTTTACAGCCGTCGTTGCGTACTTATGGTTCACTCATGAGCTTAAACGCCACAGCCAACAATAA
- the uvrB gene encoding excinuclease ABC subunit UvrB, translating into MKDMFELVSGYSPSGDQPSAIAQLVEGLEAGLAHQTLLGATGTGKTFTMANIMAELNRPTIIMAHNKTLAAQLYGEMKEFFPNNAVEYFVSYYDYYQPEAYVVASDTFIEKDASINEHIEQMRLSATKALLERRDVVIVASVSAIYGLGDPDSYMKMMLLLKVGDTIDQRDMLRRLAELQYTRNDMDFSRGTYRVRGEVIDIFPAESDDIAVRVEMFDDEIERLSLFDPLTGHVEKNLVRATIYPKTHYVTPREKILAAIENIKTELKSRRQRLLDDNRLIEEQRIAQRTQYDIEMMQELGYCSGIENYSRYLSGRAPGEPPPTLLDYLPDDALMIIDESHVTVSQVGAMYRGDRSRKENLVEYGFRLPSAMDNRPLKFEEFEAIMPQTIYVSATPGDYELDKSAGEVAEQVIRPTGLVDPQIEVRPVATQVDDLLSEIYKRVEVNERVLVTTLTKRMAEDLTDYLSDHDVKVRYLHSDIDTVERMEIIRDLRAGVFDVLVGINLLREGLDMPEVSLVAILDADKEGFLRSTRSLIQTIGRAARHINGRAILYGDVITRSMRQAMDETNRRREKQIAHNEAHGITPQALKKRITDVMDTGEEVQNKAAQARLKPASKKAGTTMDASEIAKEISRLEAQMHEFARDLEFEKAAKVRDQVHELQQQLIHS; encoded by the coding sequence GTGAAAGATATGTTCGAATTGGTATCTGGTTACTCGCCAAGTGGCGACCAACCTAGTGCCATTGCCCAGTTGGTCGAAGGGTTAGAAGCGGGACTGGCTCACCAAACTTTGCTCGGCGCGACAGGAACCGGCAAGACCTTTACCATGGCTAATATTATGGCCGAGCTTAATCGCCCGACTATTATCATGGCGCACAATAAAACGCTGGCGGCGCAGCTGTATGGTGAAATGAAAGAGTTCTTTCCCAATAATGCTGTGGAATATTTCGTCTCATACTACGACTACTACCAGCCAGAAGCCTATGTAGTTGCAAGCGACACCTTTATCGAAAAAGACGCCTCCATTAATGAGCATATTGAGCAAATGCGGTTGTCGGCCACCAAAGCCTTATTAGAGCGGCGCGATGTGGTGATTGTGGCTTCCGTTTCTGCCATTTACGGTCTTGGCGATCCTGATTCCTACATGAAAATGATGCTGCTATTGAAAGTCGGAGATACCATAGACCAACGTGATATGTTGCGGCGTTTAGCTGAGTTGCAATACACCCGTAATGATATGGATTTCAGCCGGGGCACCTATCGCGTGCGTGGCGAGGTGATTGATATTTTCCCCGCTGAGTCCGATGATATTGCCGTACGCGTCGAGATGTTTGATGATGAAATAGAGCGCTTAAGCTTATTTGATCCGCTCACCGGTCATGTGGAAAAAAACCTTGTGCGCGCCACCATCTACCCAAAAACACACTATGTTACACCCCGTGAGAAAATATTAGCGGCTATTGAGAATATCAAAACCGAATTGAAAAGCCGCCGCCAACGCTTGCTTGATGACAACCGGCTGATTGAAGAGCAGCGTATTGCACAACGCACCCAGTACGATATTGAAATGATGCAAGAGCTTGGCTATTGCAGTGGCATTGAAAACTACAGCCGTTACTTATCGGGTCGGGCGCCAGGCGAGCCACCGCCAACCTTACTGGACTATCTCCCGGATGATGCTTTGATGATCATCGATGAGTCTCACGTTACCGTGTCACAAGTGGGGGCTATGTATCGCGGCGACCGCTCGCGCAAAGAAAATCTTGTCGAGTATGGTTTTAGATTGCCCTCGGCAATGGACAATCGGCCGCTCAAGTTTGAAGAGTTTGAGGCCATAATGCCCCAGACTATCTATGTATCTGCCACCCCAGGGGATTATGAGCTAGACAAGTCCGCAGGCGAAGTTGCTGAACAGGTGATCCGTCCTACTGGCTTGGTCGACCCGCAAATAGAAGTGCGTCCCGTGGCCACTCAGGTGGACGATTTGCTCTCTGAAATATACAAACGTGTCGAAGTGAACGAGCGGGTTTTAGTGACCACCCTAACTAAGCGAATGGCGGAAGACCTCACTGATTATCTTAGCGATCATGATGTGAAGGTGCGCTATTTACACTCCGATATTGATACCGTAGAGCGCATGGAAATCATTCGCGATTTACGGGCAGGGGTATTTGATGTACTCGTTGGCATCAATCTGCTGCGAGAGGGGTTAGACATGCCGGAAGTGTCATTGGTCGCTATTTTAGATGCCGATAAAGAAGGCTTTTTACGCTCAACGCGCTCGCTTATTCAGACCATTGGCCGTGCAGCCCGCCATATTAACGGCCGTGCTATTTTATATGGTGATGTGATCACTCGTTCAATGCGTCAAGCCATGGACGAAACCAACCGCCGTAGAGAAAAGCAAATAGCCCATAACGAAGCGCATGGGATCACCCCGCAAGCGCTGAAAAAACGCATTACCGATGTGATGGATACCGGCGAAGAGGTACAAAACAAAGCGGCGCAGGCACGCCTTAAACCGGCATCGAAAAAGGCCGGCACGACAATGGATGCCAGTGAAATAGCCAAAGAGATTAGTCGCCTAGAAGCACAAATGCACGAATTTGCTCGTGATTTGGAATTTGAAAAAGCGGCCAAAGTACGCGACCAAGTGCACGAACTGCAGCAGCAGCTTATTCATAGCTAG
- a CDS encoding substrate-binding periplasmic protein: protein MAPVFAQSQRVEILVDQSYPPYTYVRQGTLQGDYVALVQSAAKSLTDYEVVLKPMPWKRALQQLEQGAAFAILPPYKHLDKRPFIDMYSLPLEQETVVALCHNDTDLPAALAGKAGPAVNIGVNAGYLIFDHAVRAAQQRGDVRVWRNANTRSNLFKLLKQRIECYVNDRRSSEYELELIVQRQPELAIKAKNLTVQHVLMTRSAHIGYARDERGNYPFKYDFIAKMDAALAELINH, encoded by the coding sequence GTGGCGCCGGTTTTTGCGCAGTCGCAACGCGTTGAAATACTGGTTGATCAAAGCTATCCGCCTTACACTTATGTTCGCCAAGGCACTTTGCAAGGCGATTACGTTGCATTGGTGCAAAGCGCTGCTAAATCACTGACAGACTATGAGGTGGTATTAAAGCCAATGCCCTGGAAACGGGCACTGCAGCAGCTTGAGCAGGGCGCTGCGTTTGCGATATTACCGCCCTATAAACACCTTGATAAACGTCCCTTTATCGATATGTATTCGCTGCCACTTGAGCAAGAAACAGTGGTCGCACTGTGCCACAATGACACTGATTTACCGGCAGCATTAGCTGGCAAAGCGGGCCCAGCGGTTAATATTGGTGTCAACGCTGGGTACTTGATTTTTGACCATGCCGTGCGTGCAGCCCAGCAGCGCGGCGATGTGCGAGTATGGCGTAATGCCAATACCCGTTCAAATTTGTTTAAGCTACTAAAGCAACGAATTGAGTGCTATGTGAATGACCGCCGTTCAAGCGAGTATGAATTAGAACTAATAGTGCAGCGACAGCCTGAACTTGCTATAAAGGCTAAGAATTTGACTGTGCAGCATGTGTTAATGACACGCTCAGCCCATATCGGCTATGCGCGGGACGAACGCGGCAACTACCCCTTTAAATATGATTTTATAGCGAAAATGGATGCGGCTTTGGCTGAGCTCATCAACCACTGA